A genomic segment from Glycine max cultivar Williams 82 chromosome 1, Glycine_max_v4.0, whole genome shotgun sequence encodes:
- the LOC100788381 gene encoding ERBB-3 BINDING PROTEIN 1, with protein MSDDEREEKELDLTSPEVVTKYKSAAEIVNKALQLVISECKPKTKIVDLCEKGDSYIREQTGNMYKNVKRKIERGVAFPTCVSVNNTVCHFSPLASDETVLEDGDIVKIDMACHIDGFIAAVAHTHVLHEGPVTGRAADAIAAANTAAEVALRLVRPGRKNKDVTEAIQKVAAAYDCKIVEGVLSHQMKQFVIDGNKVVLSVSNPDTRVDDAEFEENEVYAIDIVASTGDGKPKLLDEKQTTIYKRAVDKSYHLKMKASRFIFSEISQKFPIMPFSARALEEKRARLGLVECVNHELLQPYPVLHEKPGDDVAHIKFTVLLMPNGSDRVTSHPLQELQPTKTIDDPEIKAWLALGTKTKKKGGGKKKKGKKGAEAEPMEATNGATPQEQD; from the exons ATGTCGGACGATGAGAGAGAGGAGAAGGAATTGGATCTCACTTCTCCGGAAGTTGTCACTAAGTACAAGAGCGCCGCTGAGATTGTTAACA AGGCCTTGCAGTTAGTTATTTCGGAATGTAAACCAAAGACAAAGATTGTTGACCTTTGCGAGAAAGGGGATTCGTATATTAGAGA GCAAACTGGTAACATGTACAAGAATGTGAAGAGGAAGATTGAGAGAGGTGTTGCCTTCCCGACATGTGTGTCTGTGAACAACACTGTCTGTCACTTCTCTCCTCTTGCCAGTGATGAAACAGTGTTGGAAGACGGTGATATAGTGAAAAT TGACATGGCTTGTCATATAGATGGGTTCATTGCTGCTGTGGCTCACACCCATGTTCTTCATGAGGGGCCAGTTACAGGACGGGCAGCTGATGCTATTGCAGCAGCAAACACCGCCGCCGAAGTGGCTTTGCGGCTTGTAAGGCCAGGAAGGAAG AACAAGGATGTAACTGAAGCAATTCAAAAGGTTGCTGCTGCGTATGATTGTAAAATTGTTGAGGGTGTTCTTAGCCACCAAATGAAACAGTTTGTGATTGATGGGAATAAGGTTGTGCTTAGTGTATCCAATCCAGATACAAGGGTTGATGATGCAGAGTTTGAGGAGAATGAAGTTTATGCAATTGATATCGTAGCAAGTACTGGAGATGGCAAG CCTAAGCTGTTGGATGAGAAGCAGACAACTATTTATAAGAGAGCTGTTGACAAGAGCTATCATTTAAAGATGAAAGCATCTAGGTTCATTTTCAGTGAAATAAGCCAAAAGTTTCCCATCATGCCATTCTCAGCAAG GGCTTTGGAAGAGAAAAGAGCTCGGTTAGGTTTAGTGGAATGTGTTAATCATGAGCTCCTGCAACCTTATCCTGTTCTGCATGAAAAGCCTG GTGATGATGTTGCACATATCAAATTCACTGTATTGCTAATGCCTAATGGATCAGATCGTGTCACATCTCACCCACTCCAGGAATTGCAGCCCACCAAAACAATAGACGATCCTGAAATCAAGGCATGGCTAGCATTGGGTACGAAGACAAAGAAGAAGGGTGgtggaaagaagaagaaag GTAAGAAGGGGGCAGAAGCTGAACCAATGGAGGCAACAAATGGTGCTACACCCCAAGAGCAAGATTGA